A genomic segment from Dermacentor silvarum isolate Dsil-2018 chromosome 11, BIME_Dsil_1.4, whole genome shotgun sequence encodes:
- the LOC125941329 gene encoding integumentary mucin C.1-like: MPLAVVSGVDKKRFMVMVLSCCAALGALALLLGVYGASNLLVDEEEGGHDEKDDASSKYSKSSGGGGKDTTPTTASTTLATTALLITTLPTVPSTPKATTASAPKSTPSVTTPAAVTSAPAPPTKTTPPPTTASTKKTTTTTTTTTTTTTTTTTTTTTTTTTTTPGVVTTTERPGLRRYTTVCTVSYLDVGLPLPLTGECDIIFYDSLLLRPEDTFMGTFTNAYLKPIFDAAKESNVTHNTHFGMSVHAP, encoded by the exons ATGCCGTTGGCGGTGGTCAGCGGAGT AGACAAGAAGCGCTTCATGGTGATGGTCCTCTCGTGCTGCGCTGCGTTGGGCGCGCTTGCGTTGCTGCTGGGCGTCTACGGGGCCAGCAACTTGCTCGTCG ATGAAGAAGAGGGCGGCCATGACGAGAAGGACGATGCCTCGTCCAAGTACTCGAAAAGTAGTGGCGGTGGGGGAAAGGACACCACACCG ACGACTGCTAGCACGACCCTGGCAACGACTGCGCTTCTGATTACCACGCTACCGACGGTTCCTAGTACTCCAAAGGCAACAACAGCTAGCGCTCCTAAATCAACACCAAGTGTGACAACGCCGGCAGCAGTGACTAGCGCCCCAGCGCCACCGACAAAGACGACGCCGCCACCAACCACGGCTTCGACGAAGAAGACCACAACGACGACGACCACAACAACGACGaccacaacgacgacgacgaccacaacaacaacgacgaccaCAACGACGACGCCTGGCGTGGTGACCACGACCGAAC GTCCGGGACTGCGTCGCTACACTACCGTGTGCACGGTGAGCTACTTGGACGTCGGTCTGCCGTTGCCCCTGACCGGAGAGTGTGACATCATCTTCTACGACTCGCTGCTACTTCGCCCCGAGGACACCTTCATGGGCACCTTCACCAACGCCTACCTGAAGCCGATCTTCGACGCCGCCAAGGAGAGCAACGTCACCCACAACACTCACTTTGGGATGTCCGTGCACGCACCGTGA